The Amblyomma americanum isolate KBUSLIRL-KWMA chromosome 5, ASM5285725v1, whole genome shotgun sequence genome window below encodes:
- the LOC144134859 gene encoding sulfotransferase 1B1-like, producing MAKRKPFAKFIDGVPRDPHCNAELLREALRFCPGKDDLVVISYPKAGTHWVLYILQLILKRGEPVSSYQEFKENMRYLGVVELEGWEPNLPLRLFQTHLPPRKEAIRAKGKFIYVARNPWDVAVSLFHMVTNLSLYRFEDGSFDELLDAFLSDDVAGYGSYFDHVISGHAIKDEANVFFVTYENLLEDTKGMVMKLAHFLGEDYARELQMDEELCRKLLTRCKADQMRETMIEDLDKHSGPEFNDVARNLKVTCKDGFRGDGNKYCFVREGKGGNWKEYFSAEQLQRMEAAIRGAEEKSPVIDLWRNTRSEAFAASGTQQ from the coding sequence ATGGCAAAGAGGAAGCCATTCGCTAAGTTTATAGATGGCGTTCCCAGGGACCCGCACTGCAACGCTGAGCTCCTCAGGGAGGCCTTAAGGTTTTGCCCAGGGAAAGACGACCTTGTCGTGATCTCTTACCCCAAAGCCGGCACCCACTGGGTTCTCTACATATTGCAGCTCattctgaagagaggagagcctGTGAGCTCTTATCAGGAGTTCAAAGAAAACATGCGCTACCTTGGAGTGGTTGAGTTGGAAGGCTGGGAGCCAAACCTGCCCCTTAGGCTCTTCCAGACGCATCTGCCACCGCGAAAAGAGGCAATAAGAGCCAAAGGAAAGTTCATCTACGTGGCTAGAAATCCATGGGACGTAGCTGTATCATTGTTTCACATGGTGACCAACCTCAGCCTCTACCGCTTCGAGGATGGCTCGTTTGATGAACTTCTAGATGCATTCCTCAGCGATGACGTAGCCGGCTACGGAAGCTACTTTGATCACGTCATATCCGGGCATGCCATCAAGGACGAAGCAAACGTGTTTTTCGTGACCTATGAAAACCTGCTCGAAGATACGAAAGGTATGGTAATGAAGCTCGCCCACTTCTTGGGAGAAGATTATGCCCGTGAGCTCCAAATGGACGAAGAGCTATGCCGAAAACTACTTACCCGGTGTAAGGCTGATCAAATGAGAGAGACGATGATTGAAGATCTTGACAAACACTCAGGTCCCGAATTCAATGACGTGGCAAGAAATCTCAAAGTAACTTGCAAGGATGGCTTTAGGGGTGACGGCAACAAGTATTGCTTCGTGAGGGAAGGCAAGGGTGGCAACTGGaaagaatatttttctgcagaacAGCTCCAGCGCATGGAGGCTGCAATAAGAGGAGCAGAAGAGAAGTCGCCAGTCATCGATCTCTGGAGGAATACACGGAGCGAGGCTTTTGCGGCCTCTGGTACGCAGCAATAA